The following nucleotide sequence is from Corylus avellana chromosome ca7, CavTom2PMs-1.0.
accatGGATACCATAAATCATACTTGTCAAGAATATACctgcttttctttttgaaactgCACCATCCGTCATGGGTGTGGACACAAGAACTTCTCGATATACAAATGCAAATGAAAGTTCTGTAATCAAGTGATAGACAAAAAGGTCAATAGGACTTTAGTTGTCAAACATGATGGCTTGTATACCATACGCCTGTAAGTAAAGAGATGTAACAAttccttaaaattattttatttaagcaACCTACACAACAAGAGACTACACATTACAGTATCAAAAGTTAATAAGTAAGATATAATAACCCcaagggtagctcaattggttgggGATCGCAaatcatgaagcggaggtcactagttcaaattttcatTTCCCCCTCTCCTTGagtcaattacttatcaaaaagaaaaagaaaaaaagtgggggacaaattttataagttttcaaggtaatacaaataaattaaaataaaaaagaaagaagaaaaaaaaattgatagaacacaagcagggaaaaaaaaaatagaaggcaTCTCTCTTTCTCGTATTGCACCCATTGTCGTTTTCAAACCTCTTCTGTATACAATGCTTCTCATCCAAATTTAAAATACAGAAATAACTATAGGAAAAGCAAATAAAGGCATATAAGTAGCTATTACTCAATAATTAATCAGGTAGAATAGTTTAGACACCATCAGTGAAAAACCCATTGGGGGTTCAAAGAGTTAGATATTACCATGCTGAGGAGGAGCAGCAAACGATATTATATCTCCGTGATGGATTCTGGCTTCAGCACTACTCTTCCTCAACTTGTCCCAATTGAGATATGTCCCATTTGTGCTGCAAAAGACTCGGTACACTTAGAAATATagtagaagagaaaaaaggataaagctTTAGAAGAACAATGCACGAACCTCGTGTCTTTCAGGAAGACGGTGTGCTCCGAAGAATAATCGGCATTGAGCCTCCTCCTATATATCTTGCAATGATTTGCGCTGACCGCATTGGACTCAATCTGGAAACGCGTATCCTCTACCAACCGCCCGATGCAATGCTCGTCCGCAGTCAAAAGCATATTTATGCTCTGCGTTTAGGGTACAAAGTCTATGTTTCGGTACAAGTTGAAAACAAattcacagaaaataagaaccGGAAGAGAATGGAATAGGGTTTAGACCTGGTGGCGTTTGCGGGCATTGGTTGAGATGGCGGTGAGGACAGCCCAGACGTCGGGGTCGGAGTTCTGGAGAGGCTGGGAGGCGATCTTAGAGGCGACGGAGAGAATGTGGTCCTTGGCGCTCGACAAAGAGTCCGTACTAGGAGGAGGAGGTTGAGGAGTGCCGGCGCCTGAGGCTATAGAGCCGGGGGTTGCGGAGGGCTTTGGAGCTATAGGGGTCGTCGTCTCTGGGTTCTCGTCGCTGACTGCAGCCATGAGAGTGAGAGATTTTGGCGGGGACTTTGAAAACCCTAACTAcctgtttttcattttcatttttgggGAGTTCGGAATGGGGTCTGCCTGCTTCGCTGCTCCTCCGGTTGGTATGAAtctctttaaaaaattgcgtatatatatatttaaaatggCACGTGCGAAGAagagttgttaaaataaataattgaaagcttaaattgtaattttataagttaaattgctttttttctttttcaaaacacgTTTTTATATGGCACAATTAACCACCTCAAGTAAATGAATTCTCATTTTGGTTGGTTTTGAAATATAATGTAACAGTCTGCTATATGATATCGTCTGATTTAAGCCTTAGTCAGACACACAATTTTGTTATAGTCTCGTACCATTTAAAGAAAGCATATACTATATCACACCCACCCCAACAATGTAAAACGCCACAAATAGTTTCCTGATGGAAGGAATGAGATAGGAGTAGAATGGATGTAGAGTTgaaaataaattctgaaaatgTAACCGTTGATTTTATCCTTCGTTTGAAAGCAAAACTGTGgcaaccctaatgtttaaagaTGGCTTTCTTTGTTTCATGGTTTACACGTTAAACTCCGTTTTCTGTTGGATTGAAAAACTGAATGAAAATTGTTCCCCGCAGGCGCTTCAAGCGGTGGCACACAAACACTATGGCCAAATACAAACAAGATGAGCAGCTTCGATTGAACCCTATACGTCAATTAAGTAATTACAATAATACCACATGGAAATGCTCAAAGCAGTTGGAAGTTCAATGCAAGCTTCAATTTTACATTTCTCAAGTTATCCAAATGCTGtcatacaaataaataacagcattatataattttctatctctctcttagTTCAGTTCAAGTACATTGCCCCAGTTGATCAGAAGTATAAAACTGCGGTGAAGAGTTTAATCCTAAAATTTGAATAACACAGAGACCTCCCCAGAATGCAGTACACAGCCAAAAATGCTACAAGCTGAGACTAACCAGCTAGTGGATTAGCATGCATCGTTACACGATTTAGTCTGATCTCTGCAAGTGGTCGATCTCCTGGACCTATTTGAGTCTGCACAAAACCCAAATTCAAATCAGTAATGCTACATTTGATCCTCTTTATGGGAAAAATTTAAGATGAGAAATTTTCCGTAGAGAATATAGAATTACATAGGGAAGCCCAAAAACAGAGTGCAAAACTACTGGCCCTTTGGACGACTAATCAAATATCATGCTTTTACTTCCAACAAAACAGGGAAAAAGCATTTTTTGCACTGGAGCTCAGGGACGTACCTTTTCCATTAGATCAAGGACTTCAAACCCATGAATCACTTTCCCAAACACAGTGTATAGTCCGTTTAGATGTGGTTGCTTTGCATAAGTTATGAAGAACTGGCTTCCATTAGTATTGGGGCCGCTATTGGCCATTGCAAGAATCCCCCTTGCATTGTGCtggaaaatagagaaaaagggGAACATTATTGGTATAAAGATCCGATTGAAGTATCTCCAAACTAATATTACTCAATTAACCATATCCCCAACCAGCGATGTGGTAAGCAAGAGATTATAACAACTATGCTTGTGCATACACACCGCCATACAggaattacacaaaaaaaaatatatatatacaagaccAATAggattgttttttcttttcctagcAACATAACAATTACCTTAAAACAATATAAAACTACAAAAGGAGGGGATGGGCACAACCAACACTCCGAAAACAGCCATACAATGCATGGAATTAGAACTACAAATAAAACCGAAAATGGATCCAAACAAATCTGGTCCAATAGTTCCTTAACCAAAACACCGATGAGAGGGCCTGTAACACCCCCACCTAGATAAATGGTTTATTTAACATTATCCAAGCAACGCTACTACTACCTTTCCAGATAACCAATGCAGCAGGAATTGCtatgtattttttttgaaactttaactGAATTATAACTGCAAGAACAACTACCAGAGCATTATAATGAACACTACTTAAATTCAACCATAACTTATATACAACTTTGTTCAATGTACACATCTTTTGTTCATATGAATTAAAACTATAGATCAGCAAAAGTGGTATTAAGCCAACCTGACCCAAATATGAAATTCTCCAAGTTGAGTCATCATCCTGGGTCTCTAAAACTATGATTCCAAACCCTACAGGTCATATCACACATATCCCTCAAGCTCATCCACCTCCGGCGCTGCTACAATTgtaaaattaaacaattttcCAAGGGAACTATGAGTCCAGGACTCAAGAAGTAAAACCCTCCAATCAAATTGTGTGTGTGACGTGAGACCTCTTGTTTTCATAAAGtctctattttgttttactGAAAACATTAAATACAAAACTGAGGTTAATAGTTTTGAGGTAAGCAACAGTGTAAATACTTTTCTTGGAGTCAAACCAAGAGAGAGACTTTTGTGCTttacttgaaacactaaaacgaAAGTTGTTACAAGATTTTTCTACTAtcataatcaaaatattaaacacATACATCCACATACCGATACCGTACAATTCATTTACTAGTAGATAAACATAAAACTTTAAACAAAACATGCTTTATAATCTCAGACGCATACTTATGTACCCATATTCTtgcattataaatatcattcctTCATACTCTTCTTAACTTTCCTTTTATCCACTTACTCCCATCTATTTATGAACTATGGTGATTTTTCTCATGACGAGCACCAGACTGGTATCATGAGAAAAATCGGCCACGCCTTGTCCACTCACTAGACCGTCGCCATGCATGACCCCACAAACTGTGACCGCACACCAGACCGACACCCTGGAGAAATCGACCACAACATAACCGCTCACAAGACCAACGCCATGTGTGATCCACTAGAACTACAAGCCGTGACCAAACACTAGACAGACGCCACAAGTGACCAGACCGACACCCTTGAGATTCTCACACTTacaaagaggagaaagaaggaaTAGGAATACCATCAAAAGCAGTTATCAACTCATACAAAGATCCCAAGAATAAAGATTATAGACAGCTCAACGCCATTAAATATGGATATTCCTCTCCAAATGTCCATGTGAGGCAAAAAGGGGATGTGTGTCAAATTAAACCACTCTATAAGGTTGGCCTATTCATATATAATGGCAGTTTCGGCTAAAGATCTTGATTATTCTAGCATAGTTAAAATCTAGTTAGGCTGCTTTTAGCTTGCAGCCTGCAAAGAAGAGGAAAGGAAAGAGGATGCAAAATTATTATTTCCAGGCCCAGAAGGTATAATTCAGAGCCACTAAGAACTTGCAAGCCTTATAGGTTCAGACTCGACTTGCAAGCCTTATATAAGAGCAAGTGCATGAGTAAGAGTGGCATGAAAGCCAACCGCCCTCCTGTTTAGCAATGAAATTGCATGACAAAAAATGCACTACTGCTTTTACTTGGATTGGTTGGAAGAAGCTCCTGGTATGGATGTGGTGACCATAATTGGCAGTCCAAAGGTAATGAAAGTCACGTTAATATGTTGCTATTAATTTGCATTAAATAGGTCAAAGAGTCAAATAACGTGGAGATCCCCAATCCTACttgggaaataaaaacaaaatggtggCTATGGCAATTGCACATGATAGAAGAGGTAACCAAAGCAGGCAAATGGCAAGTTCTAACAGCCTAATTATGCCTCATGGATTAGACTAACTTACCTTGAGGGACTCTCTTATCTCGTCGCTGAACTTCTTGCCCCATATACTGGTCCCCCCCTTGCCGGTACCTGTTGGGTCTCCGCCTTGAATCATAAAACCTTTAATATTCCGGTGAAATATGGTCCCATCATAATAACCACTTGCGCATAGTGCCAAAAAATTCTGCATTCAAATGAATCACAATAATTGTGAACAAGTACAGCATCATAAAACAAGGTTTTGAGACATTAATGCAGCAACACATATCATTGGTGAATTTCCACTGCACAAAACTCTTTAAGTTGCCAATTCAAATGCAATACAAAGTAAAgcaactaaacaaaacaaatgtaTCACAAGACAATGCACTCGATGCTAATTGGAAGTGAGAGTGCTCAAGTTACTTTCTTTGCTTTTGTTAGGAATTAGAATACGATATAGCACCGCATTCTATAAACAGTTTCATGTCCAATAACCGTATCAGAGCATATCTTTCTTGGCTAGGGTTTAGCATAATTGTAAGATGGCCCACATATATACAAAAGAAAGCACATCATGATGTAGAACAATTAAACAATAGGGCGAAAATTGTAGCATAACTGAAAGCTTGAAACTGAGTGTGAATATCTAGATAACATTCGGTTAAAGTTGCTTCATTTattccaaaagaaaacaaatagtGGTCCAAGAATCCCTAATTTTCgaatttcctttctttcccttcttctcAGGTTCTCTGAAAATAAGATGTCCAGGAAAAAAGTTTCCCGGAAAATTCCGGAGGAAACAGTTTTCTCCCGGGAAACAAAcagaatataaaaatatttgttaatgcGGGGCACTGACCTCGGCAGCCTTGGGAACCTCGTCGCAGAAGATCTCGCACTTGATGTCGCCGAGATTCGTGTGCAGCGTAACTGActgcaaaatgccaaaaaaacgCAAAAGCGTGAATCCATGGTTTACTTCATGAAGTTAAGGTGTTCGATGAAAGTACGCGAAAAGAGACTAACCATTATGCTTGCGAGTGTTGTTTTTACAAATTTCTGAAGCAATCGAGCTTTGCAAAATTTGACAAGCTTTTTATTGCGCCGAGATCTTTCTAGAAGGTTAGGCAATGTCGGTTTGTACTTTGTACTCTATTTTCAgcgagccatatatatatatatatatatttcccaaAATTGACAAAACGACGCCGTCACTCGGCCTGTTCAAATTCTACGAAAAGTCGGTGACTGTGAATAGTCCCAGTCTCCTAGATACTTTCCAACGGTGCGAAAGCCGGGGTGCACGAAGATTATGTGccttaaaaccctagaaatgaCCGACGAACCATTGTTGAGCCGGTGGGCGAAGGTTTGGGttaacaggatcctctccagtttttgttattttattttttgagtgggTAAAAATACctctccaatataactaactaaatattatccactttaaatgaaattgggAGAATTCTAATTCCCTTCGGCTACCCTTGACAAGTCTCTACAATTCTTATTC
It contains:
- the LOC132187034 gene encoding peptidyl-prolyl cis-trans isomerase CYP18-1; the protein is MSVTLHTNLGDIKCEIFCDEVPKAAENFLALCASGYYDGTIFHRNIKGFMIQGGDPTGTGKGGTSIWGKKFSDEIRESLKHNARGILAMANSGPNTNGSQFFITYAKQPHLNGLYTVFGKVIHGFEVLDLMEKTQIGPGDRPLAEIRLNRVTMHANPLAG